In bacterium, a single window of DNA contains:
- a CDS encoding zinc dependent phospholipase C family protein: protein MNSTSISRCRYNNVGTMFGIAFLILPALSFTTPAYSAGGVGHYYIARAAVEQIMQSSSLPQQFKEALKDPSCRNSFCNGAIAPDLACIVDQAHHGRTTKIFTKLLDNAETALQQAQSLPDGNPSKPGKVKEAMKGVCFSIGWLSHCATDIAIHPKVNARCGDAYEFCNTGKKGVHTADEIQFSRYLADTYKKPDWKIAFDIPYQLVSKSSNVTEQKLQSSVKVMRMKLIAELAAMQKVTLPKSDLQKQWQALAGKSIQDTVRFASSPGLFQDYDLDYGPIVTDDFRELRKECIEINDGKVPEQWGRENLNWWGIVKSMNPSARHQKLIELIKGQQPVDTRQIIITPGGSISADYYVNGIKLVPYQGNVMKMPADGVLKVQVSANTGKKWRCDKKSEYTGSSVQILKQDPYALHYRSTFRNKPYEYDLSLISEKYTWKPSYTWNTRYGAGTGKSYSSGIHPKVKDDCFEWKLPKIDKIQGGKEYLNLFVTADLDWNYYTSEEGPKTVSEQNIALGLKVEIAAE, encoded by the coding sequence ATGAACAGCACAAGTATCTCAAGGTGTCGCTATAATAACGTCGGGACGATGTTCGGCATTGCTTTTTTGATTTTACCGGCATTGTCATTTACCACACCCGCATACTCCGCCGGCGGAGTTGGGCATTACTACATAGCCCGAGCCGCAGTTGAGCAAATAATGCAATCTTCAAGCTTGCCGCAGCAGTTCAAAGAGGCATTAAAAGACCCCTCTTGCCGAAACTCTTTCTGTAATGGCGCAATAGCCCCGGACTTGGCGTGTATTGTCGATCAAGCTCACCATGGCAGAACCACCAAAATATTCACAAAACTGCTCGATAATGCCGAGACGGCTCTGCAACAGGCGCAATCGCTTCCCGATGGCAACCCGTCCAAGCCGGGCAAGGTTAAAGAAGCCATGAAGGGCGTTTGCTTTTCCATCGGATGGTTGAGCCACTGCGCCACAGATATCGCTATCCATCCGAAAGTAAATGCACGATGCGGGGATGCATATGAGTTTTGCAACACCGGGAAAAAGGGTGTACATACCGCAGATGAGATTCAGTTCAGCCGATATCTTGCAGACACATACAAGAAGCCGGACTGGAAGATAGCATTCGACATACCATATCAGCTAGTGTCAAAATCATCGAATGTCACTGAGCAAAAACTGCAGTCCAGTGTGAAGGTCATGCGAATGAAACTCATCGCAGAACTCGCCGCTATGCAAAAAGTGACTCTGCCAAAATCCGATCTCCAAAAGCAGTGGCAGGCATTGGCCGGAAAGTCGATACAGGACACAGTGAGATTCGCATCCAGCCCGGGACTCTTCCAAGACTATGATCTGGACTACGGCCCGATTGTCACTGATGACTTTCGTGAACTTCGCAAAGAATGTATAGAAATAAACGATGGTAAGGTCCCTGAGCAGTGGGGACGTGAGAATTTGAATTGGTGGGGCATTGTAAAGTCAATGAACCCCAGCGCGCGGCATCAGAAGCTTATCGAGCTAATTAAGGGACAACAGCCAGTAGACACTCGCCAGATAATCATCACACCGGGAGGTTCGATATCGGCGGATTATTATGTAAACGGCATTAAGCTGGTTCCGTATCAAGGTAACGTGATGAAAATGCCCGCAGATGGTGTTTTGAAGGTGCAGGTAAGTGCGAATACCGGCAAGAAATGGCGTTGCGACAAGAAGTCGGAATACACAGGAAGCAGCGTGCAGATTCTGAAGCAAGACCCGTATGCTCTTCATTACAGATCCACATTCAGAAACAAGCCCTACGAATATGACCTCTCGCTAATAAGCGAAAAATACACCTGGAAGCCGTCTTATACTTGGAACACACGCTATGGTGCAGGCACAGGCAAGTCATATTCATCAGGAATACATCCGAAGGTCAAAGACGACTGCTTTGAATGGAAGCTGCCTAAAATAGACAAAATCCAAGGCGGAAAGGAATATCTAAATCTATTTGTCACCGCCGATCTGGATTGGAACTATTACACAAGTGAAGAGGGACCAAAAACTGTGTCGGAGCAAAATATCGCACTGGGTCTAAAGGTAGAGATTGCTGCGGAATAA